One genomic region from Argentina anserina chromosome 2, drPotAnse1.1, whole genome shotgun sequence encodes:
- the LOC126785265 gene encoding lysine-specific histone demethylase 1 homolog 3, which translates to MDGDEKRLRARKRSKLMMVNLNLDGDDEPIGTLLKKRLRNPKKVKLGLVGERGKKVEVGEGDFGGLDDTLASLRKKLKGPKKDSGARGRRSSSLDVVQSSDQDGGSDGKSVSRSIEKGVVRGDDDGCNVIRDVKVENKLKGKGKRPKVSGLVSGEGSNSSPDHHMKDSLSVFFQKAQSSVTKKSHPSSSLREKTGSQDLEDDGLNHSSEDVGGNSIPVAVQSHTSVAKLTYEKPIFDGGLLSDAGLKVLDSVIDQYKIEERNRICQDSDCNRQNDDRSQGLYSIRNEMMRLEDRKHEPIVDPSGLNVQEEPCSLDKPNDGESQHTQNSENTQTSENRIRHCSVTNSSALTSCEQQGEILAVGNHDLKGGFPDALSIQSKDVLARCTSGADCDISSSTGNQILIPHYNDDLLNKSNFSPDELKGGETPRDCVVAYTEGKDLVSRPLHLENANTTDCQKSSIQFSNQAEILQTASVQKGSYCEDLSSDEASKEKIIPKHDYITSNEEVDGASPPLYTTLDENESFPEDTVFQPDIRNKDDKQVLLRAPRNVRKRRHGDMAYEGDVDWEINDQGLDSDNSNRARVKFDSSSSIGTEAESGGAAAVSAGLKAHTAGPVEKIKFKEILKRRGGLQDYLECRNQILALWSKDVSRILPLTDCGVTEPACVDEPGRASLIRNIYAFLDLSGYINVGIAAEKDKAEDGSKHDYKILREKPFEEVSGVSVADSEDGVSFIIGQVKNSNAFTDTENGITDNSENLTEGATKDNAHVGAVALELLDAKIPGECQTDYLENCNGDARFQSRSDNLDVSSSDPSGDILDGGVVPIVTPVIKKESQSIQSTPFDHLPSNNTLQCGPEDKKEIIVIGAGPAGLTAARHLQRQGFSVNILEARSRIGGRVYTDRSSLSVAVDLGASIITGVEADWATERRPDPSSLVCAQLGLELTVLNSDCPLYDIETGQKVPADLDEALEAEFNSLLDDMVLLVAQKGERAERMSLEEGFEYVLKRRRMAQSGSAEEIELHNPRDDARTNIDGSIAEKSCSKPEVLSPLERRVMDWHFANLEYGCAAPLKEVSLPNWNQDDAYGGFGGAHCMIKGGYSTVVESLGEGLRIHLDHVVTDISYGENSELNNSQCNKVKVSTSNGRIFSGDAVLITVPLGCLKAETIKFSPPLPQWKHSSIMQLGFGVLNKVVLEFPDVFWDDSVDYFGATAEDTDLRGQCFMFWNIKKTVGAPVLIALVVGKAAIEGQKMSSSDHVNHALVALRKLFGVASVPDPVASVVTDWGRDPFSYGAYSYVAVGASGKDYDILGRPVNNCLFFAGEATCKEHPDTVGGAMMSGLREAVRIIDILTTGYDYTAEAEAMESIQRQSASEKDEVWDITRRLDAVELSKVLYKNKESLLQELFFNAKSTKGRLHLVKELLTLPAETLKSFAGTKEGLTTLNSWILDSMGKAGTQLLRHCVRLLVLVSTDLLAVRLSGIGKTIREKVCVHTSRDIRAIASQLVSVWLEVFRREKASNGGLKLSKQASGVDSLKRKTVRDSSSGKPPLHMYHGAFEHKGQESASMGSHLPSNHNVKKVNGKTIKLERANSSRYGGSTGRPHDDDFAMTEEERAAIAAAEAARAAAIAAAKAYASSEAKSSSLLQLPKIPSFHKFARRDQYPQMDEYDFRRKWSGGVLGTEDCISEIDSRNCKVRNWSVDFSAACVNLDSSRKSIDNLSEQSHPNEVASQLNFREHSGESAAVDSSIYTKAWVDTAGSVGVKDYHAIEMWQSQAAAADLDFFHPDSYVKDEEDSNTTSKGLSWKHEGLLNESSVSQVTVNKGSSRSHRRGADQIKHAVVDYVASLLMPLYKAKKIDREGYKSIMKKGATKVMEQATDSEKAMAVSEFLDFKRRNKIRAFVDKLIEKHMAMKPVVKS; encoded by the exons ATGGATGGAGACGAGAAGAGGCTGAGAGCTAGGAAGAGATCCAAGTTAATGATGGTTAATCTCAATTTGGATGGCGACGATGAGCCGATTGGGACTCTGCTGAAGAAGAGGCTGAGGAACCCTAAGAAGGTTAAGCTGGGTTTGGTGGGGGAGAGGGGGAAGAAAGTGGAGGTTGGAGAGGGTGATTTTGGGGGATTGGATGATACGTTGGCGAGTCTTAGGAAGAAGCTCAAGGGTCCTAAGAAGGATTCCGGGGCGAGGGGAAGGAGGAGTTCTAGTTTGGATGTTGTGCAGTCTTCAGATCAGGATGGGGGTTCCGACGGGAAATCAGTGTCGAGGAGCATTGAGAAAGGTGTGGTTAGGGGTGATGATGATGGATGCAATGTGATTAGGGATGTGAAAGTGGAAAATAAGCTtaaaggaaagggaaagagacCCAAGGTTTCAGGACTGGTATCTGGGGAGGGTTCTAATAGTTCTCCAGATCATCATATGAAAGATTCGTTGTCGGTATTTTTTCAGAAGGCACAGTCCAGTGTTACTAAGAAGTCTCATCCCTCATCAAGTCTTAGAGAGAAGACTGGTTCTCAGGATCTGGAGGATGATGGATTGAACCATAGTTCAGAAGATGTTGGAGGAAATAGCATACCTGTGGCTGTGCAGAGCCATACTTCTGTTGCAAAACTTACCTACGAAAAACCAATATTTGATGGTGGTTTGCTGTCTGATGCTGGTTTGAAAGTGTTAGATTCAGTCATTGATCAGTATAAGATAGAGGAACGAAACAGAATTTGCCAGGATTCTGACTGCAACAGACAAAATGACGATAGGTCTCAAGGACTTTATTCTATTCGAAATGAGATGATGAGACTTGAAGATAGAAAGCATGAACCCATAGTGGATCCTTCTGGTTTAAATGTTCAGGAGGAACCGTGTAGCTTGGATAAACCTAATGATGGAGAGAGCCAGCACACACAAAATAGTGAAAATACTCAAACCTCTGAGAACAGAATAAGGCACTGCTCTGTGACAAACTCAAGTGCTTTAACAAGTTGTGAACAGCAGGGGGAAATTCTTGCGGTTGGTAACCATGACTTGAAAGGGGGCTTTCCTGATGCTCTGTCCATTCAGTCCAAAGATGTTCTAGCTAGATGCACTTCTGGCGCAGACTGtgatatatcttcttcaacTGGAAACCAAATTCTGATTCCTCATTATAATGATGATTTGCTGAACAAATCTAACTTTTCCCCGGATGAACTCAAAGGGGGAGAAACTCCCCGTGATTGTGTAGTTGCTTACACTGAGGGGAAAGATCTTGTTTCCAGACCTTTGCATTTAGAGAATGCCAACACAACTGATTGCCAGAAATCTTCAATCCAGTTTAGTAATCAAGCAGAAATTTTGCAAACTGCCTCCGTTCAGAAGGGAAGCTATTGTGAAGACTTGTCTTCTGATGAAGCATCAAAAGAGAAGATTATTCCAAAACATGATTATATTACTAGTAATGAAGAGGTGGATGGAGCTTCTCCCCCTTTATACACAACACTAGATGAGAATGAGAGTTTCCCAGAAGACACAGTATTTCAACCTgatattagaaacaaagacGATAAGCAAGTCCTCCTGCGTGCACCACGGAATGTTAGGAAACGCAGGCATGGAGACATGGCTTATGAGGGGGATGTTGATTGGGAGATCAATGATCAAGGATTGGATAGTGACAATTCAAATAGAGCGAGAGTGAAGTTTGATTCCTCTTCAAGTATTGGCACAGAAGCTGAAAGTGGTGGGGCTGCAGCAGTGTCTGCGGGTCTTAAAGCTCACACTGCGGGTCCCGTTGAGAAGATTAAATTTAAGGAGATTTTGAAGCGCAGAGGTGGGCTTCAGGATTACTTGGAATGCAG GAATCAGATCTTAGCTCTGTGGAGCAAAGATGTCAGTCGAATTTTGCCTCTCACCGACTGTGGGGTAACAGAGCCTGCCTGTGTGGATGAACCAGGGCGTGCTTCCCTAATTAGGAATATTTATGCTTTTCTAGATCTCAGT GGTTATATAAATGTTGGAATTGCTGCCGAGAAGGATAAAGCAGAAGATGGTTCTAAACATGACTATAAAATTCTCAGAGAAAAACCTTTTGAGGAAGTTTCTGGGGTTTCAGTTGCTGACTCAGAGGATGGGGTTTCCTTTATCATTGGCCAGGTTAAGAATTCAAATGCTTTTACTGATACTGAGAATGGAATTACAGATAATAGTGAAAATTTGACTGAGGGAGCCACAAAAGACAATGCACATGTTGGAGCAGTGGCATTGGAATTACTTGATGCAAAAATTCCTGGAGAATGCCAAACTGACTACCTAGAGAACTGTAATGGTGATGCAAGGTTCCAAAGTCGATCGGACAATCTGGATGTTTCAAGTAGTGATCCATCTGGTGATATATTGGATGGTGGAGTCGTCCCTATTGTAACTCCAGTGATAAAGAAAGAATCACAGAGTATCCAGTCGACACCATTTGATCATCTACCAAGTAATAACACCCTGCAATGTGGTCCAGAAGACAAAAAGGAAATCATCGTCATAGGTGCTGGTCCTGCTGGCTTAACTGCTGCACGCCACTTGCAGCGTCAAGGGTTTTCAGTCAATATACTTGAAGCTAGGAGTCGAATCGGAGGTCGTGTTTATACAGATCGGTCATCTCTATCAGTGGCAGTGGATCTTGGAGCTAGCATTATTACTGGTGTTGAGGCTGATTGGGCAACAGAAAGAAGACCCGATCCCTCCTCATTGGTCTGTGCTCAGTTGGGCCTTGAGTTGACTGTATTGAACAGTGATTGCCCTCTTTATGATATCGAAACTGGCCAAAAAGTTCCTGCAGATCTGGATGAAGCATTGGAAGCAGAGTTTAACAGCCttcttgatgatatggtaTTGCTTGTAGCACAGAAGGGAGAACGTGCAGAAAGGATGTCTCTTGAGGAAGGTTTTGAGTATGTCCTTAAAAGGCGTCGTATGGCACAATCAGGGAGTGCTGAAGAAATAGAATTGCATAATCCAAGGGATGACGCCAGAACAAATATTGATGGTAGTATTGCTGAAAAAAGTTGTTCCAAGCCAGAAGTATTGAGTCCTCTTGAGAGGAGAGTTATGGATTGGCATTTTGCTAATTTGGAGTATGGTTGTGCTGCTCCACTCAAGGAGGTATCTCTCCCCAATTGGAACCAAGATGATGCTTATGGTGGCTTTGGGGGAGCTCATTGTATGATTAAAGGGGGTTACAGCACTGTTGTTGAGTCTCTCGGGGAAGGCCTACGCATTCACTTGGATCATGTAGTCACTGATATTTCATATGGCGAGAATAGTGAATTGAATAACAGCCAGTGTAACAAAGTCAAAGTCTCCACATCAAATGGGCGCATCTTTTCTGGAGATGCAGTCTTGATTACAGTGCCTCTTGGGTGCTTAAAAGCAGAAACTATTAAGTTCTCTCCACCATTGCCCCAGTGGAAACATTCTTCTATCATGCAGCTTGGATTTGGCGTTCTTAATAAAGTAGTTTTGGAATTTCCAGATGTCTTTTGGGATGACTCTGTGGACTACTTTGGAGCAACTGCTGAAGATACTGACCTGAGGGGTCAGTGCTTTATGTTTTGGAATATCAAGAAAACTGTTGGGGCTCCTGTTCTTATAGCTTTAGTGGTTGGTAAGGCAGCTATAGAAGGCCAAAAGATGAGCTCTTCCGATCATGTTAACCATGCATTAGTGGCTCTACGTAAATTGTTTGGAGTGGCTTCTGTACCTGATCCAGTTGCATCAGTTGTGACAGATTGGGGTAGGGATCCTTTCAGTTACGGTGCCTACTCATATGTTGCTGTTGGAGCTTCTGGAAAAGACTACGATATACTAGGGAGACCTGTTAATAACTGCCTATTTTTCGCTGGCGAAGCTACGTGCAAGGAGCATCCTGATACTGTTGGTGGTGCAATGATGAGTGGGCTTCGAGAGGCAGTGCGTATAATTGACATACTGACAACCGGATATGATTACACAGCAGAAGCAGAAGCCATGGAGTCCATACAGAGACAGTCTGCCTCTGAAAAGGATGAAGTTTGGGACATAACAAGGAGACTTGATGCCGTCGAGCTTTCCAAAGTCCTTTACAAGAACAAGGAGTCCTTACTTCAGGAATTGTTCTTTAATGCAAAATCTACAAAAGGGAGGTTGCATCTGGTCAAAGAGCTATTGACTCTCCCTGCTGAAACATTGAAGTCCTTCGCTGGCACCAAAGAGGGGCTAACCACGCTAAACTCGTGGATACTG GATTCAATGGGGAAAGCAGGGACTCAACTCTTGCGACATTGTGTGcgtcttcttgttcttgtgtCAACAGACTTACTGGCCGTGCGCTTATCTG GCATTGGGAAAACCATAAGAGAGAAAGTTTGTGTACATACTAGCCGTGATATACGTGCTATTGCAAGTCAGCTAGTTAGCGTGTGGCTTGAAGTCTTCCGCAGAGAAAAAGCTTCTAATGGAGGACTGAAATTATCAAAGCAAGCCAGTGGTGTAGATTCATTAAAGAGAAAGACTGTCAGAGACTCATCTTCTGGAAAGCCACCACTACACATGTATCATGGTGCTTTTGAGCACAAAGGACAGGAATCTGCATCCATGGGAAGCCATTTGCCTTCAAATCATAATGTGAAGAAAGTGAATGGCAAAACcattaaacttgaaagagcAAATTCCTCAAGGTACGGGGGTTCAACAGGCAGACCACATGATGACGACTTTGCTATgactgaagaagaaagagctGCCATTGCTGCTGCTGAAGCAGCACGTGCAGCAGCTATTGCAGCTGCAAAG GCATATGCATCTTCAGAAGCCAAGAGCAGTTCTTTACTCCAGCTTCCTAAGATTCCCTCGTTTCATAAGTTTGCTCGACGGGATCAGTACCCTCAAATGGATGAGTATGATTTTAGGAGGAAGTGGTCTGGTGGTGTTCTGGGTACAGAAGATTGCATATCAGAAATTGACTCGAGGAACTGCAAAGTAAGGAACTGGTCTGTTGATTTTTCGGCTGCTTGTGTCAATCTTGACAGTTCGAGAAAGTCAATCGATAACCTCTCAGAGCAGAGCCATCCAAATGAGGTTGCTAGTCAGTTGAATTTTCGTGAGCACTCAGGAGAGAGTGCTGCTGTCGACAGTAGTATCTATACAAAAGCATGGGTTGATACTGCTGGTAGTGTTGGGGTAAAAGACTACCATGCCATAGAGATGTGGCAATCTCAAGCAGCGGCAGCTGATCTTGATTTCTTCCATCCTGACTCGTATGTAAAGGATGAGGAAGATTCAAATACAACTTCGAAAGGACTAAGCTGGAAGCATGAAGGACTATTAAATGAGAGCTCTGTTTCACAAGTTACTGTTAACAAGGGGTCATCGAGAAGTCATCGTCGAGGAGCAGACCAAATCAAACACGCAGTTGTTGATTATGTAGCTTCATTGCTTATGCCCCTCTATAAAGCTAAAAAGATTGATAGAGAGGGATATAAGTCAATCATGAAGAAAGGTGCTACCAAG GTCATGGAGCAAGCCACTGATTCAGAGAAAGCAATGGCTGTGTCCGAGTTTCTTGATTTCAAGCGCAGAAACAAG ATTCGTGCCTTTGTGGATAAATTGATTGAGAAGCACATGGCCATGAAGCCTGTTGTGAAATCTTGA
- the LOC126785266 gene encoding V-type proton ATPase subunit c4, with translation MASTAFSGDETAPFFGFLGAAAALVFSCMGAAYGTAKSGVGVASMGVMRPELVMKSIVPVVMAGVLGIYGLIIAVIISTGINPKAKSYYLFDGYAHLSSGLACGLAGLSAGMAIGIVGDAGVRANAQQPKLFVGMILILIFAEALALYGLIVGIILSSRAGQSRAD, from the exons ATGGCTTCCACAGCTTTCAGCGGCGATGAAACGGCACCGTTCTTCGGCTTTCTCGGCGCCGCCGCGGCCCTCGTCTTCTCCT GTATGGGAGCAGCGTACGGGACGGCGAAGAGTGGAGTAGGAGTGGCGTCGATGGGAGTTATGAGGCCGGAGCTGGTCATGAAGTCCATCGTGCCGGTGGTTATGGCTGGAGTGTTGGGCATTTACGGCCTTATCATCGCTGTTATTATCAGTACCGGTATTAACCCCAAGGCGAAATCCTATTACTTGTTTGATGGCTACGCTCATCTCTCATCTGGTCTCGCTTGTGGCCTTGCTGGGCTCTCAGCTGGTATGGCTATCGGCATTGTTGGTGATGCTGGTGTTAG AGCCAATGCCCAACAGCCAAAGCTTTTTGTTGGGATGATCCTCATTCTCATTTTTGCTGAAGCCCTTGCTCTGTATGGTCTCATTGTTGGTATCATTCTTTCCTCCCGAGCAGGTCAGTCAAGAGCTGACTAA